One genomic segment of Desulforamulus reducens MI-1 includes these proteins:
- a CDS encoding copper amine oxidase N-terminal domain-containing protein: MPKKLLGFWTFILILLVPFFPASAGIPVALDGKLLSNSESMVIEGTAMVPIRPIMEELGYKLGANIQEGIVWGYKGQDSIQINLWQPNGNIELTAAPQLIAGKTYLSAQDIGKLLNLEVFQEPGLQLVSLFQVPEMTEEGVIGHLLAADRQMLRVEYFNNPDFLAEHYIAPSPNIDSYEDLRKHLMDYWDESFIENLWQAASRDGHYVGLFTEGSIPLLYNKELNVMDLSETGAKVRVLMPVWGEDEDGLTEFETFIYTLQKNKGNKLVIKNIEPLD, translated from the coding sequence GTGCCGAAAAAACTGTTGGGTTTCTGGACGTTTATTTTAATACTTTTGGTCCCCTTTTTTCCTGCTTCTGCAGGGATTCCTGTGGCCCTGGATGGTAAATTGTTAAGCAACAGTGAGTCAATGGTTATTGAAGGTACGGCTATGGTACCCATACGTCCCATTATGGAGGAACTAGGATATAAGCTCGGGGCCAATATCCAAGAGGGGATCGTTTGGGGTTATAAAGGACAAGATTCCATTCAGATTAATCTTTGGCAGCCTAATGGGAACATTGAATTAACGGCTGCCCCGCAACTAATTGCCGGTAAAACCTACTTATCTGCCCAGGATATTGGCAAGCTGCTAAACTTGGAAGTGTTTCAGGAGCCAGGGCTACAGTTGGTTTCTTTATTTCAGGTCCCAGAGATGACAGAGGAGGGGGTTATTGGCCACTTGTTGGCTGCGGACCGGCAGATGCTGCGGGTGGAATATTTTAATAACCCAGATTTTTTGGCTGAGCACTACATAGCACCTTCACCGAACATTGATAGTTATGAAGATTTAAGAAAACATCTAATGGATTACTGGGATGAGTCTTTTATAGAAAACTTATGGCAAGCAGCTTCCCGGGATGGCCATTATGTTGGATTATTTACTGAAGGGTCCATACCACTTCTTTATAATAAAGAGTTAAATGTTATGGATTTATCAGAAACAGGGGCAAAGGTTCGTGTTCTTATGCCTGTCTGGGGAGAAGACGAAGACGGTTTAACAGAATTTGAGACATTCATTTACACCCTGCAGAAAAATAAAGGAAATAAATTAGTCATAAAAAATATTGAACCTCTGGATTAA
- a CDS encoding methylated-DNA--[protein]-cysteine S-methyltransferase, producing the protein MQVQLIATSQGVSAAAWQNGLLEGVTLPHSCKETALATLCGYVKEKLSEKNICCDLTSLQKDFEKNMVLYFAGKPAGFNVPLNWEKLTPFQQRVLSIVQQIPYGEALSYGEIAELAGCRGGARAVGGAVGANPWLLAIPCHRVLAAKGGLGGFGCGREWKEKLLQMEKIQYKPSGS; encoded by the coding sequence GTGCAAGTTCAACTGATAGCAACTTCTCAAGGTGTATCTGCTGCTGCTTGGCAGAACGGTCTGTTGGAGGGGGTTACGTTACCCCATTCCTGCAAAGAGACGGCCTTAGCCACTTTATGTGGTTATGTAAAGGAGAAACTCAGTGAAAAAAACATATGCTGTGATCTAACTTCCCTTCAGAAGGATTTTGAAAAGAATATGGTACTTTATTTTGCAGGTAAACCTGCAGGGTTTAATGTACCACTCAATTGGGAAAAGCTAACCCCCTTTCAGCAGCGGGTTTTGAGCATTGTACAGCAGATACCCTATGGTGAAGCCCTAAGCTACGGAGAAATTGCTGAACTGGCTGGTTGTCGTGGTGGGGCTAGGGCCGTGGGAGGGGCTGTTGGTGCCAACCCCTGGTTGTTGGCAATACCCTGTCACAGGGTATTGGCAGCCAAGGGGGGATTGGGTGGCTTTGGATGTGGCCGGGAATGGAAGGAAAAACTACTTCAGATGGAGAAGATTCAATATAAACCCAGCGGCAGCTAG